A section of the Malus sylvestris chromosome 17, drMalSylv7.2, whole genome shotgun sequence genome encodes:
- the LOC126610799 gene encoding probable CoA ligase CCL8, producing MLHLNMRSTAPFNLLNQQFLSTLCSSSYPPSLRRTHALLCSSHSPHFSSLQSGSSMEESKVVNQGSATRDSIAIRSDHKSYSYNQLISSASRISRLLSTGELNDTSSASIDGGKGQGHLGGARIGIVAKPSAEFVAGILGTWLSGGVAVPLALSYPEVELLHVINDSDVSMILSTEEHMQLMENVAAKCAAQTSLIPPVPSSSSPESGAGCLQAGGIDADAIFHRNIKQSSEDPALVIYTSGTTGKPKGVVHTHKSISAQVQTLAEAWGYTFADQFLNCLPLHHVHGLFNAVLAPLYAGSTVEFMPKFSVRGIWQRWREAYPMNGSNEDDGITVFTGVPTMYARLIQAHEAMDPELKAASANAAKQLRLMMCGSSALPLPVMQQWETITGHRLLERYGMTEFVMAISNPLRGERKAGTVGKPFPGVEVKIVAEDESGSDTTGVGELCVKSPSLFKEYWKLPEVTKQSFTSDGYFRTGDAGTVDEDGYYIILGRTSADIMKVGGYKLSALEIESVLLQHPAVEECCVLGLPDRDYGEVVCAIIVPGAETKRKQKEELKPAISLEELSSWAKDKLAPYKIPTRLILWDSLPRNAMGKVNKKELKKTLAPDQST from the exons ATGCTCCACCTAAATATGCGGTCGACCGCGCCATTTAATCTCCTCAACCAACAATTTTTGAGCACACTCTGCTCCTCCTCCTACCCACCTTCTCTCAGACGCACCCACGCTTTGCTCTGCTCGTCGCACTCTCCGCACTTCTCCT CATTGCAATCTGGTTCATCCATGGAGGAGTCAAAGGTAGTTAATCAAGGGTCTGCTACGCGTGATAGCATTGCTATTCGATCTGATCACAAGAGTTACAGTTACAACCAACTAATCTCATCTGCATCAAGGATATCCAGATTGTTATCTACCGGTGAATTGAATGAT ACTTCTTCAGCATCGATTGATGGTGGGAAAGGACAAGGGCACCTTGGAGGGGCTAGAATAGGAATTGTGGCTAAGCCCTCAGCTGAGTTTGTTGCCGGTATACTTGGGACATGGCTTAGTGGAGGTGTTGCAGTTCCACTTGCTCTCAGCTATCCTGAAGTGGAGCTCTTGCATGTCATAAATGACTCA GATGTCTCAATGATACTGAGTACTGAAGAGCACATGCAACTCATGGAAAATGTTGCTGCTAAATGTGCTGCCCAAACTTCTCTTATTCCACCAGTTCCCAGTAGTTCTTCACCAGAAAGTGGAGCTGGTTGTTTACAAGCAGGAGGAATAGATGCAGATGCAATTTTTCACCGGAATATAAAACAATCAA GTGAGGATCCTGCATTAGTCATATACACTAGTGGCACAACGGGAAAACCGAAGGGAGttgttcacacacacaaaagCATCAGTGCACAA GTCCAAACCTTGGCAGAAGCTTGGGGGTATACATTTGCTGATCAATTTTTGAATTGTCTACCTCTACATCAT GTGCATGGGCTTTTCAATGCTGTACTTGCCCCTCTCTATGCAGGTTCCACG GTTGAGTTTATGCCAAAATTTAGCGTGAGGGGTATTTGGCAGAGGTGGCGAGAAGCATATCCAATGAATGGATCTAATGAAGATGATGGCATAACGGTCTTTACTGGA GTTCCAACCATGTATGCTCGATTGATACAAGCTCATGAAGCAATGGATCCAGAGCTAAAAGCCGCCTCTGCCAATGCCGCAAAACAGTTGCGTCTAATG ATGTGTGGTTCCTCTGCACTCCCTCTTCCTGTAATGCAACAATGGGAAACCATCACAGGACATCGTCTTTTGGAACGATATGGCATGACAGAG TTTGTCATGGCAATATCAAACCCCTTAAGAGGTGAGCGGAAAGCAGGCACGGTTGGAAAACCATTTCCGGGTGTGGAG GTAAAGATTGTTGCTGAAGACGAAAGTGGAAGTGATACTACAGGCGTGGGTGAGCTGTGTGTCAAAAGTCCGTCATTATTTAAGGAATATTGGAAGCTTCCTGAG GTAACAAAGCAATCATTTACAAGTGATGGATACTTCAGAACTGGAGATGCTGGTACAGTGGACGAAGATGGGTACTACATCATATTAGGAC GTACCAGTGCTGATATCATGAAGGTTGGTGGATACAAGTTATCTGCGTTAGAAATTGAATCAGTTCTTTTACAG CACCCAGCTGTGGAGGAGTGTTGTGTGTTGGGTTTACCAGACAGAGACTATGGAGAAGTTGTTTGTGCAATAATTGTGCCAGGGGCGGAAACAAAGAGGAAGCAGAAGGAAGA